The following coding sequences are from one Chloracidobacterium sp. window:
- a CDS encoding adenosylhomocysteinase yields the protein MANPGTSMEYDIKDINLAPQGKQRIEWADREMPVLRLIRERFEAEKPLVGVKLIACAHITTETANLARTLQAGGAESLLIASNPLSTQDDVAASLVADWGIPVMAHKGESTETYVRHVKAALDTNPNLIIDDGSDVVATMIKEKPELIATLIGTTEETTTGIVRLQAMVKAGVLTFPSIAVNDAQTKHFFDNRYGTGQSTLDGIIRATNILLAGKTLVVVGYGWCGKGVAMRARGMGANVVVTEIDPIKAIEAVMDGMRVLPMNDAAKVGDFFVTVTGNRHVIDKEHFEVMKDGAIVCNSGHFDLELNLDALREMSAEAVKRRPFVEEYITHKGRSVIVLGEGRLINLAAAEGHPASVMDMSFANQALSAEFLVKNHGKLAAGVHILPKEVDQEIASLKLRAMGVSIDELTPEMLEYMGSWESGT from the coding sequence ATGGCTAATCCTGGAACATCAATGGAATACGACATCAAAGACATAAACCTTGCACCGCAAGGCAAACAGCGAATTGAGTGGGCCGACCGCGAAATGCCGGTGCTCCGGCTCATACGCGAGCGTTTTGAGGCTGAAAAGCCGTTGGTCGGCGTTAAGCTCATCGCTTGTGCCCACATCACAACAGAAACAGCGAATCTTGCTCGTACACTTCAGGCCGGCGGTGCCGAGTCACTCTTGATCGCGTCGAACCCGCTTTCGACCCAGGATGACGTCGCTGCTTCCCTCGTAGCCGATTGGGGCATTCCCGTGATGGCTCATAAGGGTGAATCTACGGAAACGTATGTCCGCCACGTCAAAGCCGCTCTCGACACCAATCCGAATCTTATTATCGATGACGGTTCGGATGTCGTCGCGACAATGATCAAAGAAAAGCCGGAGCTTATCGCTACCTTGATCGGAACGACTGAAGAAACAACCACCGGGATCGTCCGCCTTCAGGCGATGGTCAAGGCCGGCGTACTCACGTTCCCTTCGATCGCGGTAAACGACGCACAGACGAAGCACTTTTTTGACAACCGTTACGGCACCGGACAATCGACGCTTGACGGCATCATCCGTGCGACCAATATCCTGCTCGCAGGTAAAACGCTCGTCGTGGTCGGCTATGGTTGGTGCGGAAAGGGCGTCGCGATGCGTGCCCGTGGAATGGGTGCCAACGTGGTCGTCACCGAGATCGACCCGATCAAAGCGATCGAGGCGGTTATGGATGGAATGCGTGTGCTGCCGATGAACGATGCGGCAAAGGTTGGCGATTTCTTCGTCACCGTAACGGGCAACCGTCACGTTATCGATAAAGAGCACTTTGAGGTGATGAAGGACGGAGCGATCGTTTGCAACAGCGGTCACTTTGATCTCGAACTCAATCTGGATGCACTTCGTGAAATGTCGGCTGAAGCAGTCAAACGTCGCCCGTTTGTCGAAGAATACATAACCCACAAGGGCCGCAGCGTGATCGTGCTTGGCGAAGGCCGACTGATCAATCTGGCCGCCGCCGAAGGCCATCCTGCTTCGGTAATGGATATGTCATTTGCTAACCAGGCTCTGTCTGCCGAATTCTTGGTGAAGAATCACGGTAAGCTTGCCGCCGGCGTACACATTCTACCTAAGGAAGTCGATCAGGAGATCGCATCGCTCAAGCTACGTGCAATGGGCGTATCGATCGACGAATTGACACCTGAAATGCTCGAATATATGGGTAGCTGGGAGTCCGGAACCTAG